The nucleotide sequence TGCGTACAGTGGAGATGGGGATGTGCTCGCATTCTTCTAGGGGGCTACAGCGACAGTGTAGGATCACGTCTCTCACCTCCTCCCGGAAGTTTGAGTTGAGGAAGCCGTAGACGACGGGGTTTATGCAGGTGGAGGACatggccagcaggtggcagagGGAGAACAGCAGGTTGTGGTGGCAGATGGGCAGAGCCTCCCGGTTCCAGTCTGATACTATGTTGAAGATGGTGAGAGGCATCCAACAAAGAGCAAAGGCCGTTATGAGGGCGACCAGCATGATGCTGATTCGGCAACTATGGCTCATGCGCTGGCTCTCTGGAGTCCTGGCACGGTCCAGCATGTCTTTGCGATGACGAAGGTGCACAAACACTCGAACGTAACAGAGCAGAACCAGCAATAGCGGAGCAAAGTATTGGAAAAGCAGGAGCCACGTGGTGTAAGCGAGCATGTGCCGCTGGGATGGCCAGTGCTCCATACAGGCCTCCATATGGGGAGAGGAAGGGGTGTAAGAGAAGAGGGTGCCGTGTGGCTCTGGATATacagatgtgtttttgtaaatgttggGAACAGGTAATGGTGGGGATGCATTAGGATAAGCCTGAGATTGAGGCAGGTCTGACATTAGGTTCGTGTAGGGCTCATTTGTGAGGACCTGAAAGGCCAAGAAAGGTGATGATGTCAAGCAGGCCAGAATCCAAATCAGGGCGAGCGCCATGTAGGCCTGAAGTATGCTTGGTCTCCAGCCAGAGGGGTTGATGATGAGCTGATGCCTTTCTAGAGCGATGAACACCAGTGACAGAACAGACacagtcacagacacacactggagGAATGGCACCACTTGGCATAGCAGTGACCCAAACACCCAATAGTCCATTAGCGTGTATACGACAGTGAAGGGGAGGCAGAAGACACAAACCAGAATGTCGGAGAATGACAGGTTGCAAATGAAAAGGTTGGTGACGTTGACTTTTTCTCTGTGACGGGCAATAATGCAAATCAGGCCTATGTTACCCAGCAGCCCCAGCACCAGTGCAACGCTGTACAAGACTATCAGACAGGCTGTGAGGACAGGAGACATATGACATTTGTCATCATGACCCAGTACATGAAGGTCTGAGAGGAGATGGGTTTTATTCCCTGGATATTCCTGCTCTGACTCAGTACTGGTTCTCCTCTCCCCCCATGTGGAGCTGTTGAAGGGAAGAGGCAGAGCTGTTGTTGCCTGACTTCCGTAGCCACTCAAGGACATCTCACCAGGACTGGAGTGTCATCAGAACCCTCCATACCCAGCAATCTGAAAAGagcagaaaaggaaatgaaatcttgccaaatatatataaaatgtgtttgacacatgaaaatgtcatcatgacTTGTGATTCTACTTTTACCCACGCTTGTGACATGGGAGTGTCAGTTTGATTCAGGCGGTCCTTCACTTTGATTCCAAATGAACTATCATTAAGATTTGGTTGTTCCAAATAATGGGTTTCAATGACTTTGTTCATTCTCTGAGTTTTTCCTCTCGTTGTCACCCTGAGTATTGACATTTGGACTTTTTAATAATCTTGGGTAGTACAAGAATTGTCCACTCCTTGTAAGGTCAGTAGTTCTTGCCCCAACATGTGAGTTTATGATAAAAAATCTAcagagctgttttttttttcttcatctataTGGCCCTGAGCTTAAACCAAATGAAATACGCAGTTGCACAGATTGGTTTCtgttttgattttcttcttctttattttctcctctttaCCTAACTTAACCCATcttattcaaaaaaataaataatctgattaaaaaaaaggctcctGTTTTGACAAATATACAATACATGATAAGGTGCCTTGAAGTTAAAGGAATGGCATTGCTAGAATCCCAAGTATGGATTATGGCTTTCTCCCCTGAGAAAAGAGAATCACAAAGAAAATGAGCCTGACATCGTCCTTTTActaaacacacatgcagatatCAATCGCATCACACTGCATCGATATTTACCTATTCTGTCAGTGTGTTGCGTGAGCCGCAGGAAGAATGTGCAACACTATTATTTATTctgaaagaataaaaagtcAAGCAAAAGTAATGCGATATGACACCACGGGATGCACAATGTGATCGTTCCCTTCTCGAGCTGCGTCTTCACACAATAAGGAACATCGAGGAGCAGCACCATTCTGTTCCTCATTTAGACTTTCTGTCCTCGTCTCTTTGGAGACAATATTCTAACAGTATACATTTGAGAATGGGTGTTCGTCTTTTGGGAATATCTGTTGTTGAAGAGGATGATGGCTGATTTTTATTTACGCACCTGTCAAGTTCAATTGGAATCAATTGGAATCTCAAATGTCTTCAACAGTAGCTTTAAATAACACTTTTAGTCACACTAAATTACTATTTTGTACCTTTTGTATCACTGCACAGTACTATGCAAATGTATtgcaaattttattttaatagaaaTTACGGcaaatgatttttgttttgaatgGAATTGAAGTGGTTTTTATAAATTTACTCACAAATATGTCCAACCTCGTATTCTCCTTTGAATATCAAATTCTATCCGGTCATATAAAATCCGTATCTTAGCAGATGCTAAGACCcatgctgtttaaaaaaaacaaataataatttgtaaaaaCCCTTTTAATTAACTccattccacttcctgtctattGCTTTGAATTCACCACAAGCAAACATCTCTCTTGTCTTTCCTGTGGAAGAGCTGGACAACCTGAAATAATGATTCGAGCgtcaaaaacaaatgcagatcAGCTGCATATTTACATGATTttcaggtaaataaataaaaaaaaaccagttTTTAATCTGAAATTGGATGCATGTTTCCAAATCTGCAAATAAGTAAGCCAATAGTGAAGGAACAATGTAGCACACAGCTTAAAAGTGAACATTTGATGATCATTACTGAAGGTCAAAAATACTCACGTGCTTCACGGGGCGTGTGGAATGTCCCTGTGATGCTGAGACAATGATGCTCTGAACAGGTGAGAGTCcacagagaggagaggcagagcgGAGATTTACAACAACCACAGCGTTTCTGCCAGGCAGCCCAACGATTACTGGGCGGCTGAGCCTTTAAAGCGCCAGAGACCCTCGGCTCTGAGCTCTGCTGTCACACCGTGTGGACGTTTATCACATCATGAGAATCACAGCTGTTGTCTGGGCTGTTGTGGAGACTCAAAACAGGcgaaataaaacaaagcagatgcctgtttcatttaaaaaaacattttttggaaACTTTTGAATATGACAAGACAACGTGAAAGGAagatttaatgtttgtttattggcAATTTACCACATCAAAAACTGGTTAATGAAACACAAACTCCAAAAAGGCCTACGGCCTGATCGGACCGCAGCTGTGCCTGACATGCGGAGGCGACGTTAAAGTACGCTCAGACTGGCTCACACTCTTTAGTCTTGTCTGACTTCATCACCACCTGGGCAGAGCAGGCCTctttatccacaaccagctcACACTCCTCAGGAACTTCTGCTTGTTCAGGAATCCTGAGAGGAAAAGCATATTACTCCAATGATCCTCAGAGAATGGTTTCATATTCAATATGCACTAAAGTGGAGCCTTTCTTGACCGCTTTGTCTGTAATCGGGTCGCAGGTAGTGGCAATGGACGAggggcagggcacaccctgggcAAGCTGCCAGGTCCTCGCAGGGCCACATATAGACAGAcaattatttacacacacattcacacctatggacaatttagtgtaaccaactCGAATGTAGTCccttaattaaataataataataataataataataataggctttatttatatagcacttttttagaaataaaattcacaaagtgcttttacagacaataaaaaaataaacatgaaccatacaaacattcatcaatgcaaaacagatttttaaaagcaacagtggcgtcaaggCACAATTGATGAGACGAGGTACCCAGcaagaaccataaaataataaaacaatgttaaataaaattaattaaaattaaaattaaaaaataaaataaaataaattaaaataaatgaaaagtaattaaaacagaggactccatcaattaaaagccagtctatataaataggttttcagaagtgttttaaaagaagttccAGAATCTGCAAGCTGTATATTGTGGATTGTTTGAGAATAAAAAAGATGCTACGTACgtgctgcagcagtgtgtgccCTCCTCAGAACAGAAGCACTCTGCGCAGTCTTTCTCCCATTCAGAGCCAAAATCGTGATGTTTTCCATCTTGATCCACACATCCTGAAATAAACCATCAGGAGCCATGTATCCCTTTTAGCAATCTGAGGTATATTTCTCATAGGTGTGGTTTTGTCAGACATTACAAAACCACCTGCTGGTGTTAAGTACCCAACTCCACGGTGTACAGAAAATTCCACTTATTGTCACGGCAACTCACCTTTTGGGGGGCTTTTCAAATCGTTCACCACTAACTCTTTGAAGTAGCAGGATGAGTAACACAAAGCAACCAGTCCAAGCAGGCAAACAATTACAGGAAGAGAAGCCTGCAAAGCGAAAGAGACATCTATAAAATCCACCCGGACTATATTATatttcataaaaaacaaaagttcttCCACAGTTTTTTAGTCTATAGATTCTACATGAATTTTGTCCACAAAAtgaaatacacataaaatacaCACCATCCTCAGATGTGACTTGGTTTACAgggaacaaatgtgtgtgtgtgtgtgtgagagagagatctCTGTATTGAGGGCTATTTATTAAGGTGTGCCCCCCTTATCTTTATCGCTAGGATTTCAGCACATATTTGTTTAAGGCGGCGGACAGCAGCATGTTTGTGGGTAAGGCGATAATCACTTTTAAAAAGGCACACCTCATTGACTCATAACTTTTCATGCCCATGAAAGATATATGTTCTTAGTATACACTCACAAGAAAGCTGGAATTGTTAtatttttcctctttatttaaaaaaatgcgaAAAGAAACACTTTGGTAAAAAAGCAGCAAAGGAAAGGGTTTGTAATATAAAAACTTTTCCTCATCTGTAAACGTATTATTGAGACAAATGACAGAAATAGATCACTTGTAtcgcaaaaataaaatagaaacagCAGAATAATTAGTTTGGACCAAGCATGGCATCGTAAACAATTAATCTTTGTTCTGTGCAACAGAAGAAAACTTCCATCAACTAAATCTTCAAGATAAACCAGAACCATgaatataataatttataacGATCTATTCACAAAATGGAAAAACGCAAcacaacataaaataacattGAAGATATAACAAAATTAAAGGGCCGAGTGGcaaaactgaacaaaaaaatacatgttcAGATATTTGGCTTAGAGTTTAGGCAGCTATAAAATcctagtgatgatgtcatcaaacatAACAAAGCTGCAAAGAGCATTCAGTAAAAGCGCGGAAAGAAAAATTTACCAAAGACGACCAAATTAGTTTTTTCCAACAGGGGGcgaaatgttttcctgttgaCACAACACCCacattaattttatattgcttAAAGGAATATCTCAGCATTGGAAAACAATAAGATTGATACCACTTCCATGTTTGTACGCCAACACgcgagagaaaataaaacagaaacgtCCAGGCTTTAACACGAACACACATTTGCAGCTTCCGATCTTTTGCTTCATCCAATCAGAGCTTTCATGAAGGCCGGTTTGCTGAAGGGCCAGTGGTACTGGTTGGGGACGGGTCCATTCACGTTACACTCGAAGAAGGAGAACATGGGGAACCATATGCGTGCCCTCCGGCTGTGCTGGTAGGCGCGGGTGTTGGCCAAGGTGTGGTAGTAGAGGAAGAGGCGGGTGGTGATGTAGAAGGCGATGAACACATCGATGGAGTAATGCTCGTGAGCCGCCAGAATGAAGAAAATACCAAACAGGTTCAATACCCAGGAAATGGTGTGAATCAGATTCCAGGTTCGTGGAGTGTCTGCGGGTGAAAGGAAGAAATGAGGAATTGActcctcacttttttttttttatctttgctgAGAAACATATAGACAAATGTCAGCGTTATCCGTTTAACAGAAGCCACGCCATACTCTTAAAACCATATTGTGTAGTTGAAGGCAAACAAAAGTATTGATCCTCACATTCGGTTACAAAGAAATTAAGCAGGGTGATGACGACGGTGTGTCCACTGAACATGTAGTCTCCACATGTTTGGACGCCGGTCAGCGTCATCCCAAATCCGCTCCAGATCGCCAGCGCCCTCTGAATCTTTGCAAACGTATCGCCGTACGTCTGGGGAACGAAACGCAAGCAGAGAGTCACGGTCAacagaagacagaaaacacGTCCCGCACTGCCAGCGACATTAAGAACGACGGAGTAGCTCAACTTGAAAATGTCAACCCATGTCTAATctgacaaaatgtgtgtgtgcgtgcgtgtgtgtgtgcgtgtgcgtgcgtcccaCCTTGCTGGCACACTGCAGGTGCTGCCCAGGCACAGAGAGCGAGGTGACAAACATTGTGCAACACCGAAGCAAAAACACGGTTCCCATCAAACAGCACAGACGCCTGAAGACGATGGACCTGGAAACGGAGACAAACGCTCGCCGCTCATTACGGGGCCGAGCTGGAACCGTGCGCCGCCGTACCTGTGCTTGTGAAGGAGCAGGATCACCAAGAACATGTAACACAGGACGATGCCACAGGCTTCGGCCATTGCAAAAGCCCAAGGGATTCTGGGAACGCTGCCAAAGTACAAAACGTGCTTTTGAGTTTCTGGGTTCCGTACGGCCGACGGGAGACTGTTAAGATGAACCTCCCACTCTATCGGGTAACGGTTTAACGTGCGCTACGAGCACGCATGTGTACCTGTCCAAGAATATGTCGGGCAGCGGCGGGTACGTCCTCATATCGGGGACTCGCTCGTGTACGATGACCATGACGAAAGACGTGAATCCGACCACCAGGAACACGTACACGGCGCTGAGGACGGTCTTCCACACCTCTGGGTCCAACCGGCCAGCCAGGTGCCGCCTGCACCTCCCGTTGGAGCCGGCGTGACACGGCGGCGCCTCTGGAACCCGCCCACATTTGGCACCGTTCCTCAGCCGTAGCTCAATCCCGTCACAGGAGCGTTCACGTCCGTCGCCCCGCCCGTCTGCTCCCTCACAGCCGCACGCGTCGCCAGCGACGAGCGGAACCCCGACACGGAGGCCGATCGCAGGCCGGAGACCCAGGGCCCGCAGCTGGGCCCGGTTGCGTCTCTGGAGTCGGAGCAGGGCTGAGGTCATCCTCTTGATGTCTCCCAGTACGGCGAGCCCCAGCGGGGCGCCGCGCAGGTCGGCTTCGGTCAGAGAGAGGAGGCCGAGGCCGTCCAGGCGATGCTGGGCGCACAGCAAGTCTTCATACTCGCCGAAGCCTTCGTCCCGCAGCCACTGGGCGACCTCCCGATGACCCCAGGCACTCACAGCGCCCTCTGGAGGCGGCATGACGCTGCGGACACAAGAGGACAGCACCACTCCCAGTTTTAAACTAACTCAATACAGCCCTCTAGTGGCCACATTGATTACATCATCCAGTCGCTCTGAACTGGTAAGCAACGTATGATATTGATTAGTAGTTGATTGTAAGGCACTATCAACAGTTACTttgataatcaataaataatttagTGGCTTTTGACGACACGCAGAATATCCTTGggttaaaatgtcaaagtttGTCTCCTGAAAAATATGACTGACATTTTTGACTGATAATTAAACAGTTAAATAATATGCAGACCCAAAATCGCCAATAAAATAACTTTTCCTCAAGAAACATCAACACTCTGACTCCCTGCTTCTGCACTAAGAGACTCTATTACTGCCTCCATTCTCTACTGTGGAGGTCGCCTGACCTTGTTAGTGTGTTCTTGCACTGCAGACTACACCCTAGCATTCTAGCAATGTGACTGCGCATACAAAAGAAACTTGCTTCACGAGGTAAACCAAGACAAACCCGGCCAGAGTTCGAGCGTCCTCCTCTATTCCATATCGTCTCATTACCATCCAGGGTCTACCGTAAACAAGCAGAGACAGCTCCGCTCACATCCTGTTGACCCTCTGATCAGATCGCCGCAGCCCGACTCGCCCGGCTGCTCCAAAGGTCTCCAAGCCTCAACCAGGCGGCTGCTCTGCTGTTGCCTGCTGAACGCGAGCCTGACTGGACAGGAGATAGAAAGCTGATCGTCAgcagctttcagttatcaatgAGATAGGAGAGCAAGATGCATGGGGAGAGCTGCTCGGACTATTAATATTCGGTATTAATAACTGCTCATGTGCCATTAGCAGCTAACCAGCGTCTGGTTCTTTGATCTTCTATTTCCTCAAAGCTGAACTGAAACATTTGGCGATGCTGCTTTTACGtcgttttcttttcctttttttttttacatttgtagtACTCATACTTTATTTATTGCAACATTTACTAtttgttaaatacatttattgttttctagtttaaaaataaaaatgcatataAAGCGTCGTATTTAACATTCCCAATGTTTTTCCGCTTTTCTTTTATCTCTCACGTGTAACACACGTTGAACAACACGCCAAACGTGTGAATGATTGATTTAGATTAAATAGAAGggtattttacattttccccAGTAAGCTTAGGGTGGTCATGAACGGATCACCTCACCTCAGTGAGAGAGATAATATATCACATTTATATGATTATGTGGAAAATGTGGTTCTTCAAGTAAAGATAAGAaggaaaaagtaaaagaaagtaGATTTAATCGGTTTAAACTAGACTTTAAAAGTATATATCAGCAAAAACGTAAGTTCTCTTACCAAAGAAATCTCCTGTCACTGCGCCGTCAGGGTGTGGATGCCTGGACGGGATTTCTCAACTTCTTGACGGCCAAAACCAGGCAACaccaaacaggaagaaacaacgACAGACGTGAAGAAGAGCCACAGACCAGGAGCAGGGCGAGTGCTTCAAGcacactgccacctagtggccaCA is from Brachionichthys hirsutus isolate HB-005 unplaced genomic scaffold, CSIRO-AGI_Bhir_v1 contig_796, whole genome shotgun sequence and encodes:
- the LOC137912989 gene encoding sphingomyelin synthase-related protein 1-like codes for the protein MPPPEGAVSAWGHREVAQWLRDEGFGEYEDLLCAQHRLDGLGLLSLTEADLRGAPLGLAVLGDIKRMTSALLRLQRRNRAQLRALGLRPAIGLRVGVPLVAGDACGCEGADGRGDGRERSCDGIELRLRNGAKCGRVPEAPPCHAGSNGRCRRHLAGRLDPEVWKTVLSAVYVFLVVGFTSFVMVIVHERVPDMRTYPPLPDIFLDSVPRIPWAFAMAEACGIVLCYMFLVILLLHKHRSIVFRRLCCLMGTVFLLRCCTMFVTSLSVPGQHLQCASKTYGDTFAKIQRALAIWSGFGMTLTGVQTCGDYMFSGHTVVITLLNFFVTEYTPRTWNLIHTISWVLNLFGIFFILAAHEHYSIDVFIAFYITTRLFLYYHTLANTRAYQHSRRARIWFPMFSFFECNVNGPVPNQYHWPFSKPAFMKALIG
- the LOC137912990 gene encoding neuropeptide Y receptor type 4-2-like, with translation MSLSGYGSQATTALPLPFNSSTWGERRTSTESEQEYPGNKTHLLSDLHVLGHDDKCHMSPVLTACLIVLYSVALVLGLLGNIGLICIIARHREKVNVTNLFICNLSFSDILVCVFCLPFTVVYTLMDYWVFGSLLCQVVPFLQCVSVTVSVLSLVFIALERHQLIINPSGWRPSILQAYMALALIWILACLTSSPFLAFQVLTNEPYTNLMSDLPQSQAYPNASPPLPVPNIYKNTSVYPEPHGTLFSYTPSSPHMEACMEHWPSQRHMLAYTTWLLLFQYFAPLLLVLLCYVRVFVHLRHRKDMLDRARTPESQRMSHSCRISIMLVALITAFALCWMPLTIFNIVSDWNREALPICHHNLLFSLCHLLAMSSTCINPVVYGFLNSNFREEVRDVILHCRCSPLEECEHIPISTVRMEVSRASVPVNCKRCSV